A genome region from Bacillaceae bacterium IKA-2 includes the following:
- a CDS encoding chemotaxis protein CheD, with protein MNEIVKVGMADLNVAKSPQKIRTSGLGSCVGVVIYDETTKICGMAHVMLPNSSLGKAETMNKAKYADTALDLLIVQLKRLGAKPTYFKAKLAGGAQMFKFSSSSDMMRIGPRNVEAVREKLKELRIRVLAEDVGGTSGRTIEFDPITSKLLIRTVSHGVSEI; from the coding sequence ATGAATGAGATCGTTAAAGTTGGCATGGCCGATTTAAATGTGGCAAAATCACCCCAAAAAATTCGTACATCAGGCCTAGGTTCTTGTGTTGGTGTTGTCATATATGATGAAACAACAAAAATTTGTGGTATGGCTCATGTAATGTTACCTAATTCATCACTAGGAAAAGCTGAAACAATGAATAAAGCCAAGTATGCAGATACAGCTTTAGATCTATTGATAGTGCAGCTAAAAAGGTTGGGCGCAAAGCCTACATATTTTAAAGCAAAGCTAGCAGGGGGCGCACAGATGTTTAAGTTCTCATCATCGAGTGATATGATGAGAATAGGCCCACGAAATGTAGAGGCTGTAAGAGAAAAGCTGAAAGAATTAAGAATCCGAGTTTTAGCTGAAGATGTTGGTGGTACAAGTGGAAGGACAATCGAATTTGACCCAATAACTAGTAAACTTTTGATACGCACTGTTAGTCATGGAGTTTCAGAAATTTAA
- a CDS encoding phosphatidate cytidylyltransferase, with translation MKQRIITGVIAGILFIGMIIFGGIPFTLLITLLAVIAMMELLRMKNINFYSLLGILSLLLVIVIVIPNYWLQLDVLANIARIDLLLIFIVIFLALTVFTKNSVTFDDVGFVILASFYAGFGFHFLIETRLLEQGLSLVIFILLLIWSTDTGAYFAGRSFGKRKLWPEISPKKTIEGAIGGLLSALVVGLLYSIFLPIFDSNFKVIMMIIIISIIGQLGDLVESALKRHYSVKDSGTILPGHGGILDRFDSLIFVMPVLYLFQFI, from the coding sequence GTGAAACAAAGAATTATCACTGGAGTTATTGCGGGGATTTTGTTTATCGGCATGATAATTTTTGGGGGGATACCCTTTACCTTATTGATCACGCTTTTAGCAGTCATTGCAATGATGGAATTATTAAGAATGAAAAACATCAATTTTTATTCTTTATTAGGAATTTTAAGTTTGCTATTAGTGATAGTAATAGTTATACCTAATTACTGGTTACAACTAGATGTCCTTGCAAATATAGCTCGGATTGATCTGCTGCTAATATTTATCGTTATTTTTCTTGCTTTAACAGTTTTCACAAAAAATTCGGTCACTTTTGATGACGTTGGCTTCGTGATTTTGGCTTCTTTTTACGCTGGTTTTGGATTTCATTTTTTAATCGAAACGAGACTGCTCGAGCAAGGATTAAGCTTAGTCATTTTTATTTTGTTATTAATTTGGTCGACAGATACAGGTGCCTATTTTGCAGGTAGATCGTTTGGGAAGCGAAAATTATGGCCTGAAATAAGCCCCAAAAAAACAATTGAAGGAGCAATTGGAGGACTATTGTCAGCCCTTGTAGTTGGACTTCTTTATAGTATTTTTCTCCCGATTTTTGATTCTAACTTTAAAGTCATCATGATGATTATTATTATTTCTATAATCGGACAATTAGGCGATCTTGTTGAGTCAGCGTTAAAGCGTCATTATTCTGTGAAAGATTCAGGTACAATTTTACCAGGACACGGTGGTATTTTAGATCGTTTTGATAGCTTAATTTTTGTGATGCCAGTTTTGTACTTATTTCAATTTATTTAA
- a CDS encoding 1-deoxy-D-xylulose-5-phosphate reductoisomerase gives MKKISLLGATGSIGTQTLEVIESHPDKFCLEAISIGKNIDLGLKQIIKYKPKLVSVQFKEDYDKILKEVPDNVRLVYGNDGLSEVAAENDAEILVNAVIGSVGLKPTLAAIKAGKTIAIANKETLVTAGHIVTKEAEKYGVQLLPVDSEHSAIFQCLQGERLSEVEKLILTASGGSFRDKDRTQLANVTVKDALNHPNWTMGAKITIDSATMMNKGLEVIEAHWLFKMPYEQIDVLLHQESIIHSLVEFIDGSVMAQLGSPDMKVPIQFALTYPDRLQLKDRKRLKLWEIGKLHFSQPSFDRYRCLHFAYEVGKQGGTLPTVLNAANEEAVALFLAGAITFLQIEEAIERALNAHQNIALPSLETIQEIDKETRNFVKMVMLNR, from the coding sequence ATGAAAAAAATTAGTTTGTTAGGGGCAACTGGTTCAATAGGTACTCAGACTCTTGAAGTAATTGAAAGTCATCCAGACAAATTTTGTCTTGAAGCAATTTCAATCGGCAAAAATATTGACCTAGGTCTAAAACAAATAATTAAGTATAAACCTAAGCTTGTTTCCGTACAATTTAAAGAGGATTATGATAAAATCTTGAAGGAAGTGCCAGACAACGTAAGACTAGTATATGGAAATGATGGATTATCAGAAGTTGCTGCTGAAAATGATGCAGAGATTTTGGTGAATGCGGTCATTGGTAGCGTTGGTTTAAAGCCAACTTTAGCTGCAATAAAAGCTGGAAAGACGATTGCGATAGCTAATAAAGAGACACTTGTAACAGCGGGGCATATTGTAACGAAAGAAGCTGAAAAATACGGGGTTCAACTTTTACCCGTTGACAGTGAACATTCAGCGATTTTTCAATGTCTACAAGGAGAACGGTTATCTGAAGTTGAGAAACTGATTTTAACTGCCTCTGGGGGTAGTTTTCGAGATAAAGACCGAACTCAATTAGCAAACGTCACAGTCAAAGATGCCTTAAATCATCCGAACTGGACTATGGGTGCAAAAATAACGATAGATTCTGCGACGATGATGAATAAGGGACTTGAAGTGATTGAGGCTCATTGGTTATTTAAAATGCCCTATGAACAAATCGATGTTTTACTGCATCAAGAAAGTATTATTCATTCTTTAGTAGAATTTATTGATGGGAGCGTAATGGCCCAATTAGGTTCGCCTGACATGAAAGTACCAATACAGTTTGCATTAACATACCCAGACCGTCTACAATTGAAAGATAGAAAACGCTTGAAACTTTGGGAAATAGGCAAGTTACATTTTTCCCAACCATCTTTTGATCGTTATCGATGCCTTCACTTTGCTTATGAGGTTGGAAAACAGGGTGGCACGTTACCAACAGTTTTAAACGCCGCTAATGAAGAAGCAGTTGCTTTATTTTTAGCTGGAGCGATTACTTTTTTACAAATCGAGGAAGCAATAGAACGAGCTTTAAATGCGCATCAAAATATTGCTTTGCCGTCGTTAGAGACAATTCAAGAAATAGATAAAGAAACACGAAACTTTGTTAAAATGGTCATGCTAAATAGATAG
- the rpsB gene encoding 30S ribosomal protein S2, with protein sequence MGVISMKQLLEAGVHFGHQTRRWNPKMDRYIFTERNGIYIIDLQKTVKKVDEAYYFVRDLAAKGGKVLFVGTKKQAQDSVKDEAERCGMYFINQRWLGGTLTNFETIQKRISRLKQLEKMEEDGTFEVLPKKEVIILNKEKNRLEKFLGGIKNMKGIPDALFIIDPRKERIAIAEAHKLNIPIVAIVDTNCDPDEIDYIIPGNDDAIRAVKLLTAKMADAIIDGNQSEETSA encoded by the coding sequence ATGGGCGTTATCTCCATGAAACAATTACTAGAAGCAGGAGTACACTTCGGTCATCAAACTCGTCGTTGGAATCCTAAAATGGATCGCTACATCTTCACCGAAAGAAACGGTATTTATATTATTGACCTTCAAAAGACGGTCAAAAAGGTTGACGAAGCTTACTACTTCGTAAGAGATTTAGCTGCAAAAGGCGGGAAAGTACTTTTTGTAGGTACGAAAAAACAAGCACAAGACTCTGTAAAAGACGAAGCAGAGCGTTGTGGTATGTACTTTATTAACCAAAGATGGTTAGGTGGTACGTTAACAAACTTTGAGACAATTCAAAAGCGTATTTCTCGTTTAAAGCAATTAGAGAAAATGGAAGAAGATGGTACTTTTGAAGTACTTCCTAAAAAAGAAGTAATTATTCTTAATAAGGAAAAAAATCGTCTTGAAAAATTCCTAGGTGGAATTAAGAATATGAAGGGCATTCCTGATGCTTTATTCATTATTGATCCACGTAAAGAGCGTATTGCAATTGCAGAAGCACATAAGTTAAACATTCCAATTGTTGCGATTGTTGACACAAACTGTGATCCTGATGAGATTGATTATATAATCCCAGGTAATGACGATGCAATTCGAGCAGTAAAACTTCTTACTGCTAAAATGGCTGATGCAATTATCGACGGTAACCAAAGCGAAGAAACATCTGCTTAA
- the rseP gene encoding RIP metalloprotease RseP, translated as MNTFISIIIIFGLLVFIHELGHLIFAKRAGILCREFAIGFGPKLFSFKRDETVYTIRLLPLGGFVRMAGEDPETIEIKPGFQIGLVFSATGKVKDIVINNKSKHPNAKVVTIEKIDIEHQLVIQGYDEDDQLQTYSVDPKADYIFDEQRTQIAPHNRQFNSKSLSQRAIAIFAGPFMNFALAAVILITFALLQGMPVDKPMVGDLIPEGAALEVGLEKGDLVAAIDGVPLDTWSDLTSIIQRSANQELIFTVNRNGENFKVAIVPDERISPTEERDGYIGIYPPTEFSVVGSLMFGFTQTYEYIVLIIESLGMLITGQFTLDHLSGPVGIYNYTGQAAEMGIFVLMQWAAILSINLGIINLLPLPALDGGRLIFIGLEAIRGKPIDPQKEGIVHFVGFALLMVLMLVVTWNDINKFFL; from the coding sequence GTGAATACCTTTATTTCTATCATTATCATCTTTGGCTTGCTCGTATTCATTCATGAGCTTGGTCACTTAATCTTTGCAAAAAGGGCAGGTATTTTATGTAGGGAATTTGCAATTGGATTTGGCCCTAAGTTATTTTCGTTTAAAAGAGATGAGACGGTTTATACAATTCGACTTTTACCATTAGGTGGATTTGTACGAATGGCTGGAGAAGATCCAGAGACAATTGAAATAAAACCAGGATTTCAAATTGGGCTTGTTTTTTCTGCGACTGGAAAAGTCAAAGATATTGTCATTAATAATAAATCTAAGCACCCGAATGCCAAAGTAGTAACAATTGAAAAAATAGATATTGAGCATCAGTTAGTTATTCAAGGTTATGATGAAGATGACCAGCTTCAAACATACAGTGTTGACCCAAAAGCAGATTATATTTTTGATGAACAACGAACGCAAATTGCACCACATAACCGTCAATTCAATTCAAAATCATTATCACAACGGGCAATAGCCATTTTTGCTGGACCATTTATGAATTTCGCTTTAGCGGCAGTTATTTTAATAACTTTTGCTTTACTCCAAGGAATGCCTGTTGATAAACCAATGGTAGGCGATCTAATCCCAGAGGGAGCAGCACTTGAAGTAGGCCTTGAAAAAGGAGATCTAGTTGCAGCGATTGATGGCGTGCCACTAGATACGTGGTCAGACTTAACAAGCATCATTCAAAGAAGTGCGAATCAAGAACTTATATTTACAGTTAATCGCAATGGTGAAAATTTTAAGGTAGCGATTGTCCCGGATGAGCGAATTAGTCCTACTGAGGAAAGAGATGGTTACATAGGCATCTATCCACCAACAGAATTTTCAGTTGTAGGATCACTTATGTTTGGGTTCACTCAAACGTACGAATATATTGTCTTAATTATTGAAAGCTTAGGAATGCTCATTACAGGACAATTTACACTTGATCATTTATCTGGACCTGTTGGTATCTATAATTATACCGGTCAAGCTGCAGAAATGGGGATTTTTGTGTTAATGCAGTGGGCGGCAATTCTAAGTATTAATTTAGGAATTATTAATTTACTACCGCTTCCAGCCCTGGATGGTGGCAGACTGATTTTTATCGGTTTAGAAGCAATTCGCGGTAAACCAATTGACCCTCAAAAAGAAGGCATTGTTCATTTTGTTGGCTTTGCCCTCCTGATGGTCCTTATGCTTGTTGTAACATGGAATGACATAAATAAATTTTTCTTGTAG
- a CDS encoding isoprenyl transferase — MLEKFSNWKVKAEQEKTTTVDKQGNIPKHVAIIMDGNGRWAKKRGLPRIAGHREGMNVINKIVKKANELGVEVLTLYAFSTENWNRPKNEVDFLMRLPERFLSVELPKLVEENVKVRLMGCKESLPDHTIRAVDNAIEKTKNNTGLVLNFALNYGSRDEMVAAIQSIAREVAAGEINVSDINDTIVAEHLMTKELRDPDLLIRTSGEIRLSNFMLWQLAYTEFWFTEILWPDFTDQHFIEAVNVYQQRTRRYGGI, encoded by the coding sequence ATGCTTGAAAAATTCTCGAACTGGAAGGTAAAAGCTGAACAAGAAAAAACAACAACAGTTGATAAGCAAGGAAATATTCCTAAGCACGTCGCAATTATTATGGATGGAAATGGACGATGGGCTAAAAAACGTGGGTTACCGCGGATCGCCGGTCATCGAGAAGGTATGAATGTCATCAATAAAATTGTTAAAAAGGCTAATGAATTAGGTGTCGAAGTGTTAACTTTATATGCTTTTTCTACTGAAAATTGGAATCGTCCTAAAAATGAAGTGGATTTTTTAATGCGGCTACCTGAACGTTTTTTGAGTGTTGAGTTACCGAAGTTGGTTGAAGAAAATGTAAAAGTTCGTCTAATGGGCTGTAAAGAAAGTTTACCTGACCATACAATTCGAGCAGTTGATAATGCAATCGAAAAAACAAAAAATAACACAGGTCTAGTCCTGAACTTCGCTTTAAATTACGGTAGTCGCGATGAAATGGTAGCTGCTATCCAAAGTATTGCTAGAGAAGTTGCGGCCGGAGAAATAAATGTTTCTGATATTAACGATACGATAGTAGCAGAACATTTAATGACAAAAGAGCTCCGAGATCCTGATTTATTAATTAGGACAAGTGGCGAAATTCGGTTAAGTAATTTTATGCTCTGGCAACTAGCATACACAGAATTTTGGTTTACAGAAATACTCTGGCCAGATTTCACTGATCAACACTTCATAGAAGCCGTTAACGTCTATCAACAACGTACAAGGCGGTATGGAGGTATATAG
- the pyrH gene encoding UMP kinase has protein sequence MEKPKYKRIVLKLSGEALAGDVGYGIDPIVIQSIAQQIKEIVALDVEVVIIVGGGNIWRGLAGSAKGMDRATADYMGMLATVMNSLALQDSLENIEVPTRVQSSIEMRQIAEPYIRRKAIRHLEKGRVVIFAGGTGNPYFSTDTTAALRAAEIEADVILMAKNKVDGVYNADPSVDENAIKYETLTYLDVLKEGLGVMDSTASSLCMDNDIPLIVFSIMEEGNIKRVVLGENIGTIVRGN, from the coding sequence ATGGAAAAACCTAAATATAAAAGAATTGTCTTAAAATTAAGTGGTGAAGCTTTAGCGGGAGATGTTGGATATGGAATTGACCCAATAGTTATTCAATCAATTGCCCAACAGATTAAAGAAATTGTTGCCTTGGATGTAGAAGTTGTTATTATTGTTGGTGGTGGAAATATTTGGCGCGGATTGGCAGGTAGTGCTAAGGGTATGGATCGAGCCACAGCAGATTACATGGGCATGCTCGCAACAGTAATGAACTCTTTAGCTCTTCAAGATAGTTTAGAAAATATTGAAGTTCCTACAAGGGTCCAGTCTTCAATTGAGATGAGACAAATTGCTGAGCCTTACATAAGAAGAAAGGCGATTCGTCACCTAGAAAAAGGACGTGTGGTTATTTTTGCCGGAGGTACAGGAAACCCTTATTTTTCAACCGATACTACAGCTGCTTTAAGAGCTGCTGAAATTGAAGCAGATGTTATCTTAATGGCAAAAAATAAAGTTGACGGGGTATATAATGCAGATCCCTCTGTTGATGAAAATGCGATAAAATATGAAACGCTAACGTACTTAGATGTTTTAAAAGAAGGATTAGGAGTTATGGATTCTACTGCTTCATCATTATGTATGGACAACGATATTCCACTTATTGTATTTTCAATTATGGAAGAAGGAAATATTAAACGAGTTGTTTTAGGCGAAAATATTGGAACAATTGTGAGGGGGAATTAG
- the tsf gene encoding translation elongation factor Ts: protein MTITASMVKQLREKTGAGMMDCKNALTETGGDIDNAIDLLREKGIAKAAKKADRIAAEGLTFVEVQGNKAVIVELNSETDFVSKNENFKNLVANIAKHIIKHSSKTVEEALGQAYEEATLENHLNTQIAKIGEKLSLRRFEIVEKADSAVFGAYLHMGGKIGVLAVVDGTKEEDLAKDVAMHVAAINPLYISRDQVSQEVVTREREVLTQQALNEGKPEKIVAKMVEGRLSKFFEDVCLLDQPFVKDGDQKVGKYVTSKGASILSFIRYEVGEGMEKRADNFAEEVRSQVNK, encoded by the coding sequence ATGACTATTACTGCAAGTATGGTAAAACAATTACGTGAAAAAACAGGTGCAGGCATGATGGATTGTAAAAATGCATTAACTGAAACAGGTGGGGATATTGATAATGCAATTGACCTTCTTCGTGAAAAAGGAATTGCAAAGGCAGCTAAAAAAGCTGACCGAATCGCTGCTGAAGGTTTAACTTTTGTAGAAGTTCAAGGAAACAAAGCGGTAATTGTTGAACTTAATTCAGAAACAGATTTTGTTTCGAAAAATGAAAACTTTAAAAATCTAGTTGCAAATATAGCAAAACATATTATTAAACACTCTTCGAAAACGGTTGAAGAAGCGTTAGGACAAGCTTATGAAGAGGCCACACTAGAAAATCACCTTAACACACAAATTGCTAAAATTGGAGAAAAGCTCTCTTTACGCCGTTTTGAAATCGTTGAAAAAGCAGATTCTGCTGTGTTCGGTGCGTATTTACACATGGGTGGAAAAATTGGTGTTTTAGCTGTGGTTGATGGTACAAAAGAAGAAGATCTAGCAAAAGACGTTGCAATGCACGTTGCTGCTATTAATCCTTTGTACATTTCACGTGATCAAGTTTCCCAGGAGGTAGTAACACGTGAACGTGAAGTCCTGACTCAACAAGCACTGAATGAAGGAAAGCCCGAAAAAATTGTTGCAAAAATGGTTGAAGGCCGACTAAGCAAATTTTTCGAAGATGTTTGTTTACTTGATCAACCGTTTGTAAAAGACGGAGATCAAAAAGTAGGTAAGTATGTGACTAGCAAAGGAGCTTCTATTCTTTCTTTTATTCGTTATGAAGTAGGCGAAGGTATGGAAAAGCGTGCAGATAATTTTGCAGAAGAAGTAAGGTCTCAAGTAAATAAATAG
- a CDS encoding chemotaxis protein CheW has protein sequence MSDGNLVKEVKVIVFQLKDEEYGVEVDQVRSIERMQHITRVPRTLDFVKGVINLRGVVTPIIELRKRFGIEEIETTDSTRIIIVAAGNLEVGLIVDAANDVVDIPNNVVEPPPEVVGGVEVDYLRGVAKMDKRLLILLNLDKVLNSTELKETKFFKANG, from the coding sequence ATGAGTGACGGGAACTTAGTGAAGGAAGTAAAAGTGATTGTTTTTCAGCTAAAAGACGAGGAATACGGTGTTGAAGTTGACCAGGTTCGTTCTATTGAACGAATGCAGCATATTACAAGAGTACCTAGAACACTTGACTTTGTAAAAGGTGTTATCAATTTAAGAGGTGTTGTTACTCCGATCATTGAATTAAGAAAGAGATTCGGGATTGAAGAAATTGAGACAACTGATAGCACTAGGATCATTATTGTTGCTGCTGGTAATCTGGAAGTGGGTTTGATTGTTGATGCAGCCAATGATGTTGTCGACATACCCAATAATGTCGTTGAACCCCCACCAGAAGTTGTCGGTGGTGTTGAAGTAGATTATCTTCGCGGAGTAGCGAAAATGGATAAACGACTATTAATATTATTAAACTTAGATAAAGTATTAAATTCAACTGAATTGAAAGAAACCAAATTCTTTAAGGCTAATGGATAA
- a CDS encoding FapA family protein — protein MIALDDFLEIHVDKGKMKATMTAKKHFDDETTITVEDIKSFIGEHGIVFGIKEELLTKILTDEKLLPQVIAEGIQPINGDHAVLKPIFPEIEEIENKEDLRKVDLKQVINIPSVTCGQLIGKKIPVTSGKTGMNIMGEELAQKPGKDFRLRAGKNTRVEAENLKLYATVDGQISVESKVIHVYPTFDVNGDLDLKVGNISFVGTVNIRGNVPAGFEIKSKGDIKIHGTVESAVLISEGSIFVSAGIVGQGKGLIKAKGDLHTAFINQGIVEVEGDVNVTQSILQSKIQAGGSVYCHKGKGNIVGGDISAGKDIFVKDVGNSHFTKTALFLGVHQDIMKKEKNYCDNLKKAEDELKKLTVLFNFLDEKEKNNTLTTKEKIMKLRVRNTLSITTETMEEAKEKLEDFKDIYSEFDNSTLTVEKQIYSNVDVHFGKYRRKIISAHHNVKIFLENKEIIIGPL, from the coding sequence ATGATTGCACTTGACGATTTTTTAGAAATACATGTAGATAAAGGTAAAATGAAAGCAACAATGACGGCTAAAAAACACTTTGATGATGAGACTACCATTACAGTAGAAGATATCAAATCTTTTATTGGTGAACATGGTATTGTTTTTGGAATCAAGGAAGAGCTATTGACAAAAATACTCACAGACGAAAAATTATTGCCTCAAGTAATTGCTGAAGGGATTCAGCCTATAAATGGTGACCATGCTGTCTTAAAGCCGATTTTTCCTGAAATAGAGGAAATAGAAAACAAAGAAGATTTACGCAAAGTTGATTTAAAGCAAGTAATTAATATACCTTCCGTAACATGTGGCCAACTAATAGGTAAAAAGATTCCAGTCACCAGTGGTAAAACTGGAATGAATATTATGGGGGAAGAATTAGCCCAAAAACCGGGTAAGGATTTTCGACTTCGGGCGGGGAAAAATACTCGTGTCGAAGCAGAGAACTTAAAATTGTATGCAACAGTAGATGGACAAATCTCTGTAGAATCAAAGGTAATTCATGTATATCCTACCTTTGATGTTAATGGAGACTTAGATTTAAAAGTAGGTAATATATCTTTCGTAGGAACAGTTAATATTCGTGGTAATGTTCCAGCAGGTTTTGAAATTAAATCAAAAGGGGATATAAAAATACACGGGACTGTGGAAAGTGCTGTCCTTATTTCAGAAGGCTCTATTTTTGTATCCGCTGGGATTGTTGGGCAAGGCAAAGGATTAATTAAAGCAAAAGGAGATCTGCATACTGCTTTTATTAATCAAGGAATTGTTGAAGTGGAGGGTGATGTGAATGTTACTCAATCCATTTTACAGAGTAAAATTCAAGCCGGTGGAAGTGTATATTGTCATAAAGGAAAAGGAAATATTGTAGGTGGTGATATTTCAGCCGGGAAAGATATTTTTGTAAAAGATGTAGGTAATTCTCATTTTACAAAAACGGCACTCTTTTTAGGTGTGCATCAAGATATAATGAAAAAAGAAAAAAATTATTGTGATAATTTAAAGAAAGCTGAGGATGAGTTAAAAAAGTTAACAGTTTTATTTAATTTTTTAGATGAAAAAGAAAAAAATAATACGTTAACGACCAAAGAGAAAATCATGAAATTGAGAGTTCGTAATACCCTCAGTATTACGACTGAAACAATGGAAGAAGCGAAAGAAAAATTAGAAGATTTTAAAGATATTTATTCTGAATTTGATAACTCGACACTAACTGTCGAAAAACAAATATATTCAAATGTAGATGTTCATTTTGGGAAGTATCGCCGAAAAATCATTAGCGCTCATCACAATGTAAAAATTTTCCTTGAAAATAAAGAAATTATTATTGGGCCTTTATAA
- the frr gene encoding ribosome recycling factor: MSKEVLKSTEDKMNKAIEALRRELSTLRAGRANPAILDKLQVDYYGAATPINQLASITVPEARLLLIQPYDKSTLSDIDRAIQKSDLGLSPTNDGTVIRITIPTLTEERRRDLVKLIKKYAEEAKVGIRNIRRDANDDLKKGQKDGEMTEDELRRSNEEVQKLTDKEILKVDNVTAEKEKEIMEV; encoded by the coding sequence ATGAGTAAGGAAGTATTAAAATCAACTGAAGATAAAATGAATAAAGCAATTGAAGCTTTACGTCGTGAATTATCAACTTTAAGAGCGGGGAGAGCGAACCCTGCAATTTTAGATAAACTTCAAGTTGATTACTACGGAGCCGCAACTCCGATAAATCAGTTAGCTTCGATTACAGTACCAGAAGCAAGGTTATTATTAATCCAACCTTATGATAAATCTACTCTTTCTGATATCGATCGAGCAATCCAAAAGTCTGATTTGGGCTTAAGTCCAACTAATGATGGTACTGTTATTAGAATTACAATACCAACTTTAACGGAGGAAAGACGTCGTGATCTAGTAAAGTTGATAAAAAAATATGCTGAAGAAGCAAAGGTTGGCATTCGTAATATTCGTCGTGATGCTAACGATGATTTAAAAAAAGGTCAAAAAGATGGAGAAATGACAGAAGACGAACTTCGTCGCAGCAATGAAGAAGTACAAAAGTTGACAGATAAAGAAATTTTAAAAGTTGACAATGTAACTGCCGAAAAAGAAAAAGAAATTATGGAAGTGTAA
- a CDS encoding FliA/WhiG family RNA polymerase sigma factor, whose amino-acid sequence MPQIREKDRHLWKKWVENRDDDACDELIRMYFPLVDYHVQRISVGLPRNVSKEDLKSHALMGLYDAIEKFDYTRDLKFDTYASFRIRGSIIDGLRQEDWLPRSLRERSKKVESTTEKLEQKYGRYVTAKEVADELELSEDEVLQVMSESFVANLLSIDEETNDSKREETYKNTLMDKNIATPEDQMVKKSTREELVHVIEDLNDKEQLVISLFYFDELTLTEIGQVLGLSTSRISQIHSKALFRLKQVLTKGK is encoded by the coding sequence ATGCCTCAAATCCGAGAAAAAGATCGTCATTTATGGAAAAAATGGGTTGAAAATCGAGATGATGATGCTTGTGATGAACTCATTAGAATGTACTTTCCACTTGTAGATTATCATGTTCAAAGAATATCAGTCGGTTTGCCTCGTAATGTAAGTAAAGAAGACCTAAAAAGCCACGCCTTAATGGGATTATATGACGCCATTGAAAAATTTGATTATACAAGAGATTTGAAATTTGATACATATGCCTCGTTTCGAATTCGTGGTTCAATCATCGATGGATTGCGGCAGGAAGATTGGCTACCGCGCTCTTTAAGGGAACGGTCAAAAAAAGTTGAATCGACTACTGAAAAACTCGAACAAAAATATGGTCGTTATGTAACTGCAAAAGAGGTTGCCGATGAATTAGAGCTTTCAGAAGATGAGGTTCTCCAAGTAATGAGTGAGAGCTTTGTTGCAAATTTGTTATCTATAGATGAAGAAACCAATGATTCAAAGCGAGAAGAAACTTATAAAAATACGCTAATGGACAAAAATATAGCAACACCTGAAGATCAAATGGTAAAAAAAAGTACTCGAGAAGAATTGGTGCATGTGATTGAAGATCTAAATGACAAAGAACAGCTTGTAATCAGTTTATTTTACTTTGATGAGCTAACATTAACTGAAATCGGTCAAGTATTGGGACTTTCGACATCAAGAATATCGCAAATTCATTCAAAAGCCCTTTTTCGACTTAAACAAGTACTGACAAAAGGTAAATAA
- a CDS encoding chemotaxis protein CheC yields MSFINHIQPYHLDVLKEVGNIGAGHAATALSRLLNKTIDMKVPAVRVVSFEEITELVGGSENVVAAIYLRIEGDAPGNMFFMLPVEEASILIQTLTGEEDFDLEVPPCSELGISALHEVGNILAGSYLSAFSDFTKLNMHPSVPALSVDMAIAILSYGLLELSRVGDCAIVIETEILEKVDENSHRTTGHFFLLPDPGSYEKIFHALGVSIDE; encoded by the coding sequence ATGAGTTTTATTAATCATATCCAACCCTACCATTTAGATGTTTTGAAAGAAGTTGGCAATATCGGTGCTGGTCATGCAGCGACAGCCTTATCAAGGCTATTAAATAAAACAATCGATATGAAGGTCCCTGCTGTTCGAGTAGTTTCATTTGAAGAGATTACAGAGTTAGTTGGGGGCTCAGAAAATGTTGTTGCTGCTATCTATTTGCGAATCGAAGGGGACGCCCCTGGAAACATGTTTTTTATGCTACCAGTGGAGGAAGCTTCTATCCTCATCCAAACTTTAACGGGTGAAGAAGATTTTGATTTAGAGGTGCCCCCTTGTTCAGAGTTAGGAATATCAGCTCTACACGAAGTTGGAAATATTTTAGCAGGTTCTTATCTATCAGCATTTTCAGATTTCACAAAACTAAACATGCATCCATCTGTTCCGGCGTTAAGTGTTGATATGGCGATAGCAATTTTAAGTTATGGATTATTGGAACTTTCTCGAGTTGGCGATTGTGCTATTGTAATTGAAACAGAGATTTTAGAAAAGGTAGACGAAAATTCACATAGAACAACTGGACATTTCTTTTTGCTACCTGATCCAGGTTCCTATGAAAAAATATTTCATGCATTAGGAGTATCTATTGATGAATGA